The following coding sequences lie in one Catharus ustulatus isolate bCatUst1 chromosome 5, bCatUst1.pri.v2, whole genome shotgun sequence genomic window:
- the GLRB gene encoding glycine receptor subunit beta: MKFLLAILCFISFSLWVEEVYSKEKSSKKGKGKKKQYLCPSQQSAEDLARVPANSTSNILNRLLLSYDPRIRPNFKGIPVDVAVNIFINSFGSIQETTMDYRVNIFLRQKWNDPRLKLPNDWRGSDTLTVDPTMFKCLWKPDLFFANEKNANFHDVTQENILLFIFRDGDVLVSMRLSITLSCPLDLTLFPMDTQRCKMQLESFGYTTDDLRFIWQSGDPVQLEKIALPQFDIKKEDIEYGNCTKYYKGTGYYTCVEVIFTLRRQVGFYMMGVYAPTLLIVVLSWLSFWINPDASAARVPLGIFSVLSLASECTTLAAELPKVSYVKALDVWLIVCLLFGFASLVEYAVVQVMLNNPKRIEAEKAKIAKAEQVEGKGGNAAKKNTVNGTGTPVHISTLQVGETRCKKVCTSKSDLRSNDFSIVGSLPRDFELSNYDCYGKPIEVNNGLGKSQAKNNKKPPPPKPVIPSAAKRIDLYARALFPFCFLFFNVIYWSIYL; this comes from the exons GCAGCAATCAGCGGAAGACCTTGCAAGAGTACCTGCTAATTCTACCAGCAATATCTTGAATAGACTATTGCTCAGCTATGATCCCAGGATAAGGCCTAATTTCAAAG gaattccAGTCGATGTTGCAGTTAACATCTTCATTAACAGCTTTGGGTCAATTCAAGAGACAACTATG GATTATAGAGTCAACATCTTTCTAAGACAGAAGTGGAATGACCCCAGACTCAAATTGCCCAATGACTGGAGAGGTTCAGATACACTAACAGTGGACCCAACTATGTTTAAGTGTCTTTGGAAGCCAGACTTattttttgcaaatgaaaaaaatgctaacTTCCATGATGTCACACAAGAAAATATCCTCCTTTTTATATTTCGGGATGGAGACGTCCTAGTCAGCATGAG attGTCTATTACGCTGTCATGCCCTTTGGACTTGACCTTGTTTCCTATGGATACACAGCGCTGCAAGATGCAATTGGAAAGCT TTGGTTACACAACTGATGACTTACGGTTTATCTGGCAGTCTGGAGATCCTGTACAGCTAGAGAAAATTGCTCTGCCTCAGTTTGATATTAAAAAGGAGGATATTGAATATGGTAATTGTACCAAGTATTACAAAGGCACAG gtTATTACACTTGTGTAGAAGTAATCTTCACTTTAAGAAGACAAGTTGGATTTTACATGATGGGTGTTTATGCTCCTACACTGCTAATTGTTGTTCTATCCTGGCTGTCATTTTGGATCAATCCTGATGCAAGTGCTGCAAGAGTCCCACTGG GTATTTTCTCAGTGCTCAGCTTGGCATCTGAATGTACCACTCTTGCAGCTGAGCTTCCCAAAGTGTCTTATGTGAAGGCCTTAGATGTCTGGCTGATTGTTTGCCTTCTCTTTGGGTTTGCATCCCTGGTGGAATATGCTGTAGTTCAGGTAATGCTAAACAATCCAAAGAGAATTGAAGCTGAAAAAGCAAAGATTGCCAAGGCAGAGCAAGTGGAAGGGAAGGGTGGAAATGCTGCCAAGAAGAACACTGTGAATGGCACAGGGACTCCTGTTCACATCAGCACTTTACAG GTTGGTGAGACCAGATGCAAAAAAGTTTGCACTTCGAAATCTGATCTGAGATCCAATGATTTCAGCATTGTTGGAAGCTTGCCAAGGGATTTTGAATTATCAAATTATGACTGTTATGGGAAGCCCATTGAAGTCAACAATGGGCTCGGGAAATCTCAAGCCAAGAACAACAAGAAGCCTCCTCCTCCCAAGCCTGTCATTCCATCTGCAGCAAAGAGAATCGATCTTTATGCAAGAGCActctttcctttttgcttcttGTTCTTCAACGTCATATACTGGTCCATATATTTATga